The following are encoded in a window of Candidatus Paceibacterota bacterium genomic DNA:
- a CDS encoding lipoate--protein ligase family protein, whose protein sequence is MTRQPWYLLQSGPGDAAFNMALDEALLHAAPRLGQPVLRFYAWSEPAASFGYFQKHTLIERLTPLRPLVRRPTGGGLVPHDADWTYSLIFPPVHDWYGLSATESYRRVHEWIRTAFTRLDLATELAPVCSKSLPGQCFQGHERFDLLCGGRKLAGAAQRRTRDGLLIQGSVQPRGFCFARSDWERAMCEAVRSAPGVQWEPYTPDARLAECTLALARQKYSQASFNRKR, encoded by the coding sequence ATGACCCGGCAGCCCTGGTACCTCCTCCAATCCGGCCCGGGCGACGCGGCCTTCAACATGGCCCTGGACGAGGCCCTGTTGCACGCCGCGCCGCGGCTGGGCCAGCCTGTGCTGCGCTTTTACGCCTGGTCCGAGCCCGCCGCGTCGTTCGGCTACTTTCAGAAACACACCCTGATCGAACGCCTGACGCCGCTGCGCCCGCTGGTGCGGCGCCCCACCGGCGGCGGCCTGGTGCCGCACGACGCGGATTGGACCTACAGCCTCATTTTCCCCCCAGTTCACGACTGGTATGGCCTCAGCGCCACCGAAAGTTACCGGCGCGTGCACGAGTGGATTCGCACCGCCTTCACCCGGCTTGACCTCGCAACCGAACTGGCGCCCGTGTGCAGCAAGAGCCTCCCCGGCCAGTGCTTCCAGGGCCACGAGCGGTTCGATTTGCTCTGCGGTGGCCGGAAGCTCGCCGGCGCGGCCCAGCGCCGCACCCGCGACGGCTTGCTAATTCAGGGATCGGTCCAGCCCCGGGGCTTCTGCTTCGCCCGATCGGATTGGGAACGAGCCATGTGCGAGGCGGTTCGCTCGGCGCCGGGCGTGCAGTGGGAGCCATACACGCCGGACGCCCGCCTCGCCGAATGCACCCTCGCGCTCGCGCGGCAGAAGTACTCCCAGGCGAGCTTTAACCGGAAACGGTAG
- the nth gene encoding endonuclease III: MPRETKDAKTARLQAIIAGLKQAHPDAHCELNHTCPLELLIATILSAQCTDKRVNLVTAGLFTKYRSAADYARAPQAELERDIKTTGFFRNKAKSIKACCQALVEKHKGQVPRTMEELTQLGGVGRKTANVVLGNAFNISCGVVVDTHVARLSQRLGLTKETAPEKIEQDLMALVPQEQWTMLSHWLIWHGRRRCDARKPDCAACEIKPLCPRIGVLRHA, encoded by the coding sequence ATGCCTCGTGAAACCAAAGACGCCAAAACGGCCAGGCTCCAGGCAATCATCGCCGGCCTGAAGCAGGCCCACCCGGACGCCCATTGCGAACTGAACCACACCTGCCCGCTGGAACTGCTGATCGCCACGATCCTTTCGGCCCAGTGCACCGACAAGCGCGTCAATCTCGTCACGGCTGGGCTGTTTACCAAGTATCGCTCCGCGGCCGATTACGCGCGCGCGCCGCAGGCCGAACTGGAACGGGACATCAAGACCACCGGCTTCTTTCGCAACAAGGCCAAAAGCATTAAGGCTTGTTGCCAGGCCCTGGTGGAAAAGCACAAGGGCCAGGTCCCGCGCACGATGGAGGAACTGACCCAACTGGGCGGCGTGGGCCGCAAGACCGCCAATGTCGTGCTCGGCAATGCCTTCAATATCAGCTGCGGCGTGGTGGTGGATACGCACGTCGCCCGGCTGTCCCAGCGGCTCGGGCTCACCAAAGAGACGGCCCCGGAGAAGATCGAGCAGGACCTCATGGCCCTGGTGCCACAGGAGCAGTGGACGATGCTGAGTCACTGGCTGATCTGGCATGGCCGCCGCCGCTGCGATGCCCGCAAACCCGACTGTGCCGCCTGTGAAATCAAGCCGCTCTGCCCGCGAATCGGCGTGCTCAGACATGCCTGA